A stretch of DNA from Deinococcus detaillensis:
GCGCGACCGCCTCGAGTTCGAGGGCGACACCGAAATGAAGGGCTGGGACGGGCACGATACACCGGGCCGGTCGGTGGTCACCCATCCAATTGGCATAAAGGGCGTTGAACTGTCCCCAGAGCCCAACGTCTGTCAGGTAGACCCGAACCTGTGCCAGCTGACGGCGGCTGCTCACGCAGCCTGTCAGCACCTCGTCCAAGTTGTGGAAGACCTGCGCCACCTGAACCTTGAACGGTTCGTCGGCAAGCGTGTTACCAGCAGGATCCACCGGCAGCAGACTGGAAATGAAGGCCAGTCCGTCGACGCCGAGTGGAACGAGCAGGATGTCAAGAGGACCGACCTCCTCGAACAATTCCTTGGCGACCGTGCCTTGATCCGCCATCACCTGCAGGTGATCGTAGGGCGGAACCAGGGTTAAGCCACGCTCGTGAGCGAGGCGCTGGCCGATGGCCTCCCGGTCCTCGGTGGCGCGGTCGTACAGCACCACCTCTGCACCGTGCCCCCGGGTGGCCTCAAGCTTGATGGTGGGGGCGTCGGCTGGCGTCACAATAACCGCCGGGATGCCGAGCAATTTTGCTGCCAGCGCAATTCCCTTGGCGTGGTTGCCCGATGAGAACGCCACCACACCTAGACGGCGCTGCTCTGGCGTGAACTGCGCGAGCGCGTTGTACGCCCCCCGGAACTTGAAGGCTCCCATCCCCTGGAAGGGGTAATGCTCCATGAAATCCTTCAAGCGGCGTTGCGAGCCTTTGCCGTCTCAAGCAGTTTAGCCCAGGAACAGGCATAGCCCAAGGTGGAGTGCAGCCGAATGCGGTTGTACCAGCCCAAAAATCTGTCGGCTCCATCCCGTAATTCCTGAATCTTACGGAACTCCTCACGGAAGACGAACTCATATTTCAGCGGGTCTTACCCACTTTTGGTGCTACGGGCCCGCCATGCAGTTGACAGGTGATTAGCCTGACACTTTGGTATGGAGACCGCACTGCATTTGCTCCCCGATTGTCCTGGCTTGACGCTGAACTCACCATACTTTGATGCTTCTCAGCAGGAAGTTCACCTCCATATCGAGATCAACGATATTGGCAGTCCGTGTCCGCGATGTCAGATCAACTCCCGTGCGC
This window harbors:
- a CDS encoding integrase core domain-containing protein, producing the protein MKYEFVFREEFRKIQELRDGADRFLGWYNRIRLHSTLGYACSWAKLLETAKARNAA
- a CDS encoding pyridoxal-phosphate dependent enzyme — encoded protein: MEHYPFQGMGAFKFRGAYNALAQFTPEQRRLGVVAFSSGNHAKGIALAAKLLGIPAVIVTPADAPTIKLEATRGHGAEVVLYDRATEDREAIGQRLAHERGLTLVPPYDHLQVMADQGTVAKELFEEVGPLDILLVPLGVDGLAFISSLLPVDPAGNTLADEPFKVQVAQVFHNLDEVLTGCVSSRRQLAQVRVYLTDVGLWGQFNALYANWMGDHRPARCIVPVPALHFGVALELEAVAQVSVPAAQKE